The following coding sequences lie in one Nocardioides sambongensis genomic window:
- a CDS encoding adenine phosphoribosyltransferase: MTGATEVGEVLERLVRDVPDFPEPGIVFKDITPLLADPAGLAAVVTALAAAGRDLTGAPVVDKVAGMEARGFILAAPVALSLGVGFVPVRKPGKLPGETHAISYALEYGEATLEVAHDAFAPGDRVLLIDDVLATGGTAVATADLVRRCGAEPVGLAVLMELGFLDGRAGLGEVPVTALSVA, translated from the coding sequence GTGACCGGGGCGACCGAGGTCGGCGAGGTCCTCGAGCGGCTGGTCCGCGACGTGCCGGACTTCCCCGAGCCCGGCATCGTGTTCAAGGACATCACGCCGCTGCTGGCGGACCCGGCGGGCCTGGCCGCGGTGGTCACCGCGCTGGCCGCGGCCGGGCGCGACCTGACCGGCGCGCCGGTCGTGGACAAGGTCGCCGGCATGGAGGCACGGGGATTCATCCTGGCCGCGCCGGTGGCGCTCAGCCTCGGTGTCGGCTTCGTCCCGGTGCGCAAGCCCGGGAAGCTGCCGGGGGAGACCCATGCGATCTCCTACGCCCTGGAGTACGGCGAGGCCACGCTCGAGGTGGCCCACGACGCCTTCGCGCCCGGCGACCGGGTGCTGCTGATCGACGACGTGCTGGCGACCGGGGGCACCGCGGTGGCCACCGCCGACCTGGTCCGCCGCTGCGGGGCCGAGCCGGTCGGGCTCGCCGTCCTGATGGAGCTCGGCTTCCTGGACGGCCGCGCCGGCCTGGGCGAGGTCCCGGTGACCGCGCTCAGCGTCGCGTGA
- the secF gene encoding protein translocase subunit SecF: MGKMSRLGNELYQGRRSIDFVGKRALWYGISVVLVALAITAVSVKGLNFGVEFVGGTTYSVPVGDGNATQDNADELSAAIDEAEIDGAVNPTVTTAGSDALTVQMEELDEDGRAAVSEVVIGLYPDLTDADISKTEVGPSWGAEVAERALLGVLIFLILVVLFIWGYFREWKMSVAALVALFHDVAITIGIYALSGFQVTPAAVTGVLAILGFSLYDTVVVFDKIKENTTTLRKNTQSYSDAANLAVNQTLVRSINTSIVALIPIGAILYVSATQLGASSLQDLALAQFVGMAAGVYSSVMIAPRLLVQMKSREGDVQEQARRARAKKRAAADRYAAVPTFVDDMPVKETTAELDEYGFEDDEGFSADEEEPETPRGTSSTDASEMPVAGKGRTLPTSTRKVDESGAAGRKQPVRETRSKRGKK; this comes from the coding sequence ATGGGCAAGATGTCCCGGCTCGGCAACGAGCTCTACCAGGGCCGCCGGTCCATCGACTTCGTCGGCAAGCGTGCCCTCTGGTACGGCATCTCCGTGGTGCTGGTCGCGCTGGCGATCACCGCGGTCTCCGTCAAGGGCCTCAACTTCGGTGTCGAGTTCGTCGGCGGTACGACGTACTCGGTGCCCGTAGGCGATGGCAACGCCACCCAGGACAACGCCGACGAGCTCTCCGCGGCGATCGACGAGGCGGAGATCGACGGCGCGGTGAACCCCACCGTCACCACCGCCGGCAGCGACGCGCTCACCGTGCAGATGGAGGAGCTCGACGAGGACGGTCGGGCGGCGGTGTCGGAAGTGGTCATCGGCCTCTACCCGGACCTGACCGACGCGGACATCTCCAAGACCGAGGTCGGCCCCAGCTGGGGCGCGGAGGTCGCCGAGCGGGCGCTGCTCGGTGTGCTGATCTTCCTGATCCTCGTGGTGCTCTTCATCTGGGGCTACTTCCGCGAGTGGAAGATGTCGGTGGCGGCACTGGTCGCGCTGTTCCACGACGTCGCGATCACCATCGGGATCTACGCGCTCTCGGGCTTCCAGGTGACGCCCGCCGCGGTGACCGGTGTGCTGGCGATCCTCGGCTTCTCGCTCTACGACACGGTCGTGGTGTTCGACAAGATCAAGGAGAACACCACCACGCTGCGGAAGAACACCCAGTCGTACTCCGACGCCGCCAACCTGGCCGTCAACCAGACGCTGGTGCGCTCGATCAACACCTCGATCGTGGCGCTGATCCCGATCGGCGCGATCCTCTACGTGAGCGCGACCCAGCTCGGCGCGAGCTCGCTGCAGGACCTGGCCCTCGCGCAGTTCGTCGGCATGGCGGCGGGTGTCTACTCCTCGGTGATGATCGCTCCGCGACTGCTGGTGCAGATGAAGTCGCGCGAGGGTGACGTGCAGGAGCAGGCACGCCGAGCGCGCGCCAAGAAGCGCGCGGCGGCCGACCGCTACGCCGCGGTGCCGACGTTCGTCGACGACATGCCGGTCAAGGAGACCACCGCGGAGCTCGACGAGTACGGCTTCGAGGACGACGAGGGCTTCTCCGCTGACGAGGAGGAGCCGGAGACCCCGCGGGGTACGTCATCCACCGACGCCTCGGAGATGCCGGTCGCCGGCAAGGGCCGGACTTTGCCCACCTCGACCCGCAAGGTCGACGAGAGCGGTGCCGCCGGACGCAAGCAGCCGGTCCGTGAGACGCGCTCCAAGCGCGGCAAGAAGTAG
- the secD gene encoding protein translocase subunit SecD, with product MADRRLRPGRTLVVFFLGVAICYGLVALTGTWKPALGLDLEGGTRITLTATETPSQESLEEARKILDQRVNGSGVSEAEVTTQGDKFIVVEVPGSTENRNELEETVSRQAQLRFRLVACSPNQPNKCATGTPGLGRVAPDLAPGDDPTDAPADGKNKKSDKDDAAQQATESAGPTGDSSDPATAEPTDGSTQAPAEGQTAAGDGTAEGEIAWSRSPDAQSVALYNASTCTADGVLTDAEGKPAELVDDPDKPLVACGEPQDGQSPKYLLSRSIIEGTELTDASAGIPQNQLQWVVNIEMGNDTEKANPPGSTGAADDFETVSREFQGTDEQFAIVLDGQVLSAPVMTAVITDGQSQIEGDFNETTANSLATSLKYGALPITFEDEPTVEEIGPSLAGNQLTAGLTAGAFGLALVMLYCLFYYRGLGLVVVASLFVAASVTYAMVLLLSETAGFTLTLPGIAGLIIAVGVTADSFVIFFERIRDEMREGKSMRVAVETGWARARVTRIAANTVQLLSAAVLYIFATGAVKGFGFALGLTTLIDLAVLFWFTKPMVSWLAQFKFFNSGNKWSGLSKETLGMDAPRPARTVGGEA from the coding sequence ATGGCTGACCGACGACTTCGACCGGGGCGCACCCTGGTCGTCTTCTTCCTGGGCGTGGCGATCTGCTACGGCCTGGTCGCGCTGACCGGCACCTGGAAGCCGGCGCTCGGCCTCGACCTCGAGGGCGGCACCCGGATCACCCTGACGGCCACCGAGACGCCCAGTCAGGAGAGTCTCGAGGAGGCGCGCAAGATCCTCGACCAGCGTGTCAACGGCTCCGGCGTCAGCGAGGCGGAGGTGACCACGCAGGGCGACAAGTTCATCGTGGTCGAGGTGCCGGGCTCCACCGAGAACCGCAACGAGCTCGAGGAGACGGTCTCGCGGCAGGCGCAGCTGCGCTTCCGCCTGGTCGCCTGCAGCCCGAACCAGCCGAACAAGTGCGCCACCGGCACCCCGGGCCTCGGTCGGGTCGCACCGGACCTCGCGCCCGGCGACGACCCCACCGACGCGCCCGCGGACGGCAAGAACAAGAAGTCCGACAAGGACGACGCGGCCCAGCAGGCCACCGAGTCGGCGGGACCCACCGGCGACTCCTCCGACCCGGCGACCGCGGAGCCGACCGACGGCTCCACCCAGGCGCCGGCCGAGGGCCAGACCGCCGCCGGCGACGGCACCGCGGAGGGCGAGATCGCCTGGAGCCGCAGCCCCGACGCCCAGTCGGTCGCGCTCTACAACGCCTCCACCTGCACCGCCGACGGGGTGCTGACCGACGCCGAGGGCAAGCCCGCCGAGCTGGTCGACGACCCGGACAAGCCGTTGGTCGCCTGCGGCGAGCCGCAGGACGGGCAGTCCCCGAAGTACCTGCTGTCCCGCTCGATCATCGAGGGCACCGAGCTCACCGACGCCTCCGCCGGCATCCCGCAGAACCAGCTGCAGTGGGTCGTCAACATCGAGATGGGCAACGACACCGAGAAGGCCAACCCGCCGGGCAGCACCGGTGCCGCCGACGACTTCGAGACCGTCTCCCGCGAGTTCCAGGGCACCGACGAGCAGTTCGCGATCGTGCTGGACGGCCAGGTGCTCTCCGCGCCGGTGATGACCGCGGTGATCACCGACGGTCAGTCCCAGATCGAGGGCGACTTCAACGAGACCACGGCCAACTCGCTGGCCACCAGCCTGAAGTACGGCGCGCTGCCGATCACCTTCGAGGACGAGCCGACGGTCGAGGAGATCGGCCCGTCGCTGGCCGGCAACCAGCTGACCGCCGGTCTCACCGCGGGTGCCTTCGGTCTCGCCCTGGTGATGCTCTACTGCCTCTTCTACTACCGCGGCCTCGGCCTCGTCGTGGTCGCCTCGCTGTTCGTCGCGGCGTCGGTGACCTACGCGATGGTGCTGCTGCTCAGCGAGACCGCCGGGTTCACGCTGACCCTGCCCGGTATCGCGGGTCTGATCATCGCCGTCGGTGTCACCGCCGACTCCTTCGTGATCTTCTTCGAACGCATCCGCGACGAGATGCGGGAGGGGAAGTCGATGCGGGTCGCGGTGGAGACCGGTTGGGCCCGTGCCCGGGTCACCCGGATCGCGGCGAACACCGTGCAGCTGCTCTCGGCCGCCGTGCTCTACATCTTCGCGACCGGCGCCGTGAAGGGCTTCGGCTTCGCGCTGGGTCTGACCACGCTGATCGACCTCGCGGTGCTCTTCTGGTTCACCAAGCCGATGGTGTCGTGGCTGGCCCAGTTCAAGTTCTTCAACTCCGGCAACAAGTGGTCCGGCCTCAGCAAGGAGACGCTGGGCATGGACGCACCCCGCCCGGCCAGGACCGTGGGAGGGGAAGCCTGA
- the yajC gene encoding preprotein translocase subunit YajC, translating into MEEYASLLWIAAIAVIFWLLIIRPAQRRQKAMQQMQSGLDVGDRVLLTSGVFATIAEITDDDLAVEVAPGVVLRVVRGAIGSKVDRSDEAEESDDEDPLPEQGDD; encoded by the coding sequence GTGGAGGAGTACGCGTCCTTGCTGTGGATCGCCGCGATCGCAGTCATCTTCTGGCTGCTCATCATCCGTCCTGCTCAGCGGCGTCAGAAGGCGATGCAGCAGATGCAGTCCGGCCTCGACGTCGGTGACCGGGTGCTGCTGACCAGCGGTGTCTTCGCCACCATCGCCGAGATCACCGACGACGACCTCGCCGTCGAGGTGGCGCCCGGCGTGGTGCTGCGGGTGGTCCGCGGCGCGATCGGCTCCAAGGTGGACCGCAGCGACGAGGCCGAGGAGTCGGACGACGAGGACCCGCTGCCCGAGCAAGGGGACGACTGA
- the ruvB gene encoding Holliday junction branch migration DNA helicase RuvB has protein sequence MPFGENELEAAEETHLRSLTAAEADGDERAVEAALRPRSLDEVVGQVRVRDQLGLVLEAARRRGRAPDHVLLSGPPGLGKTTLAMIIAHEMGTPLRLTSGPAITHAGDLASILSGLNDGEVLFVDEIHRMSRPAEEMLYMAMEDFRVDVVIGKGPGATAIPLELPSFTLVGATTRAGLLPGPLRDRFGFTAHLEFYEPDELDLIVHRSAGLLGVELTEEGSAEIASRSRGTPRIANRLLRRVRDFAQVRADGVVTREVARAALDLYEVDELGLDRLDRGVIDVLCRRFGGGPVGVSTLAVAVGEERETVEEVAEPFLVRNGFLARTPRGRVATAAAWRHLGLAPPAVPDGASQLGDLRSADETLWGE, from the coding sequence TTGCCGTTCGGAGAGAATGAGCTCGAAGCCGCCGAGGAGACCCACCTGAGGTCCCTGACCGCGGCCGAGGCCGACGGCGACGAGCGAGCCGTGGAGGCGGCGCTGCGACCGCGCAGCCTCGACGAGGTGGTCGGCCAGGTCCGGGTCCGCGACCAGCTCGGCCTGGTCCTGGAGGCCGCCCGCCGACGCGGACGGGCTCCCGACCACGTGCTGCTGTCGGGCCCGCCCGGGCTCGGCAAGACCACGCTCGCCATGATCATCGCCCACGAGATGGGGACGCCGCTGCGCCTCACCAGCGGGCCGGCGATCACCCACGCCGGCGACCTCGCGTCGATCCTGTCGGGTCTCAACGACGGCGAGGTGCTCTTCGTCGACGAGATCCACCGGATGTCGCGTCCGGCCGAGGAGATGCTCTACATGGCGATGGAGGACTTCCGGGTCGACGTCGTCATCGGCAAGGGCCCCGGGGCGACCGCGATCCCGCTGGAGCTCCCGTCGTTCACCCTGGTCGGCGCCACCACCCGGGCCGGTCTGCTGCCGGGGCCGCTGCGCGACCGGTTCGGCTTCACCGCCCACCTCGAGTTCTACGAGCCGGACGAGCTCGACCTGATCGTGCACCGCTCGGCCGGGCTGCTGGGGGTGGAGCTCACCGAGGAGGGTTCGGCGGAGATCGCCTCCCGGTCCCGCGGCACGCCCCGGATCGCGAACCGACTGCTGCGCCGGGTGCGCGACTTCGCCCAGGTCCGCGCCGACGGCGTCGTCACCCGGGAGGTGGCCCGCGCCGCCCTCGACCTCTACGAGGTCGACGAGCTGGGTCTGGACCGGCTCGACCGCGGCGTCATCGACGTCCTCTGCCGCCGCTTCGGGGGTGGCCCGGTGGGCGTCTCGACGCTCGCGGTGGCCGTCGGGGAGGAGCGGGAGACCGTCGAGGAGGTCGCGGAGCCCTTCCTGGTCCGCAACGGCTTCCTGGCCCGGACACCGCGCGGCCGCGTGGCGACCGCCGCGGCCTGGCGGCACCTCGGGCTCGCCCCGCCGGCGGTCCCCGACGGCGCGTCGCAGCTCGGCGACCTCCGGAGCGCGGACGAGACCCTGTGGGGTGAATGA
- the ruvC gene encoding crossover junction endodeoxyribonuclease RuvC has translation MRVVGIDPGLTRCGIGIVEGAIGRPLRMLDVGVVRTSSDLTVPERLVSIEAGIEARLEEYRPDAVAIERVFARSDVSTIMGTAQAAGIAMVCAARRGLPVALHTPSEVKAAVSGNGRADKAQVGAMVTRILRLDAAPKPADAADALALAITHVWRGGAQARIDAALAANHRPRRPRTSGSPR, from the coding sequence ATGCGCGTGGTCGGTATCGACCCCGGGCTGACCCGTTGTGGCATCGGGATCGTCGAAGGGGCGATCGGCCGTCCGCTGCGGATGCTCGACGTCGGCGTGGTCCGCACCTCCTCGGACCTCACGGTGCCGGAGCGGCTGGTCAGCATCGAGGCCGGGATCGAGGCGCGACTGGAGGAGTACCGGCCCGACGCCGTCGCCATCGAGCGGGTCTTCGCCCGCTCCGACGTCTCCACCATCATGGGGACGGCCCAGGCCGCCGGCATCGCGATGGTCTGTGCCGCCCGTCGTGGACTTCCGGTCGCCCTGCACACGCCCAGCGAGGTCAAGGCCGCGGTCTCCGGCAACGGCCGGGCCGACAAGGCCCAGGTGGGCGCGATGGTGACCCGGATCCTGCGCCTGGACGCCGCGCCGAAGCCCGCCGACGCCGCCGACGCCCTCGCACTGGCCATCACCCACGTGTGGCGGGGCGGCGCACAGGCACGGATCGACGCCGCACTCGCCGCGAACCACCGCCCCCGCCGCCCACGCACCTCCGGGAGTCCTCGTTGA
- a CDS encoding YebC/PmpR family DNA-binding transcriptional regulator: protein MSGHSKWATTKHKKAAIDAKRGKLFAKLIKNIEIAAKMGGPDPSGNPTLYDAIQKAKKQSVPNKNIDSAVKRGGGLDGGGVDYETIMYEVYGPQGVALLVECLTDNRNRAAMEVRTAVTRNGGTMADPGSVSRLFVRKGVVVVAKSQEEKEISEDDVLEATLDAGAEEVNDIGDSWEVQSDSGDVVAVRSALQEAGIDYDSAEIQFVATLDIPVGEADVASKVFRLVDAVDDLDDVQNVFSNADIPDEVLETIDA, encoded by the coding sequence ATGTCTGGCCACTCCAAGTGGGCGACCACGAAGCACAAGAAGGCCGCGATCGACGCCAAGCGCGGCAAGCTCTTCGCGAAGCTGATCAAGAACATCGAGATCGCCGCGAAGATGGGCGGCCCCGACCCCTCCGGCAACCCGACCCTCTACGACGCCATCCAGAAGGCGAAGAAGCAGTCGGTCCCGAACAAGAACATCGACTCCGCGGTCAAGCGCGGCGGCGGGCTCGACGGCGGCGGCGTCGACTACGAGACGATCATGTACGAGGTCTACGGGCCCCAGGGCGTCGCGCTGCTGGTGGAGTGCCTGACCGACAACCGCAACCGTGCCGCCATGGAGGTCCGCACGGCGGTCACCCGCAACGGCGGCACCATGGCCGACCCGGGCTCCGTCTCGCGCCTCTTCGTCCGCAAGGGCGTGGTCGTGGTCGCCAAGTCGCAGGAGGAGAAGGAGATCTCCGAGGACGACGTGCTGGAGGCCACCCTCGACGCCGGTGCCGAGGAGGTCAACGACATCGGGGACTCGTGGGAGGTGCAGTCGGACTCCGGTGATGTGGTGGCGGTCCGCAGCGCCCTGCAGGAGGCCGGCATCGACTACGACTCGGCCGAGATCCAGTTCGTGGCGACCCTCGACATCCCGGTCGGCGAGGCCGACGTGGCGAGCAAGGTGTTCCGCCTGGTCGACGCGGTCGACGACCTGGACGACGTGCAGAACGTCTTCAGCAACGCCGACATCCCCGACGAGGTCCTGGAGACCATCGACGCCTGA
- the pdxT gene encoding pyridoxal 5'-phosphate synthase glutaminase subunit PdxT translates to MPTVGVLALQGDVREHLGALTSLGVEALAVRRPGELARCDALVLPGGESTTMAKLARTFDLLEPLRERIAGGMPALGTCAGMILLADRIVDGAVGQETVGGLDVTVRRNAFGRQVDSFEDDIAFTGLADPVHAVFIRAPWVESAGPGVEVLAEAHGHPVAVRQGPLMATSFHPEVDTDRRVHRLFLDLVQR, encoded by the coding sequence GTGCCGACGGTCGGTGTCCTCGCACTGCAGGGGGACGTGCGCGAGCACCTCGGCGCACTGACCTCGCTCGGCGTCGAGGCCCTCGCCGTACGGCGTCCGGGGGAGCTGGCGCGCTGCGACGCGCTGGTGCTGCCCGGGGGAGAGTCGACGACGATGGCCAAGCTGGCCCGCACCTTCGACCTGCTCGAGCCGCTGCGTGAGCGGATCGCCGGCGGGATGCCGGCCCTCGGCACCTGCGCCGGGATGATCCTGCTCGCCGACCGGATCGTCGACGGGGCGGTCGGCCAGGAGACCGTCGGCGGTCTGGACGTGACGGTGCGCCGCAACGCCTTCGGCCGCCAGGTGGACTCCTTCGAGGACGACATCGCCTTCACCGGACTCGCCGACCCGGTGCACGCGGTCTTCATTCGGGCTCCCTGGGTGGAGAGCGCGGGGCCCGGCGTGGAGGTCCTCGCCGAGGCGCACGGGCACCCGGTCGCGGTGCGGCAGGGGCCGCTGATGGCGACGTCGTTCCATCCGGAGGTCGACACCGACCGGCGTGTGCACCGGCTCTTCCTCGATCTGGTGCAGCGATAG
- the pdxS gene encoding pyridoxal 5'-phosphate synthase lyase subunit PdxS: MSEQQPTTGTTRVKRGMAEMLKGGVIMDVVTPEQAKIAEDAGAVAVMALERVPADIRAQGGVSRMSDPDMIDGIVEAVSIPVMAKARIGHFAEAQVLQSLGVDYIDESEVLTPADYENHIDKWAFQVPFVCGATNLGEALRRITEGAAMIRSKGEAGTGDVSNAVTHMRTIRREIRRLGALAEDELFVAAKELQAPFDLVAEVARSGRLPVVLFTAGGIATPADAAMMMQLGAEGVFVGSGIFKSGNPAQRAEAIVKATTFHDDPDVVAKVSRGLGEAMVGINVEELPAPHRLAERGW; the protein is encoded by the coding sequence CGGAACGACCCGCGTCAAGCGCGGCATGGCCGAGATGCTCAAGGGTGGCGTGATCATGGATGTGGTCACCCCCGAGCAGGCGAAGATCGCCGAGGACGCCGGTGCGGTCGCGGTGATGGCGCTGGAGCGCGTCCCGGCCGACATCCGGGCCCAGGGCGGGGTGTCCCGGATGAGCGACCCCGACATGATCGACGGCATCGTCGAGGCGGTCTCCATCCCGGTGATGGCCAAGGCCCGGATCGGTCACTTCGCCGAGGCGCAGGTGCTGCAGTCGCTGGGGGTGGACTACATCGACGAGTCCGAGGTGCTCACCCCCGCCGACTACGAGAACCACATCGACAAGTGGGCCTTCCAGGTCCCCTTCGTCTGCGGTGCGACCAACCTGGGCGAGGCCCTGCGCCGGATCACCGAGGGCGCCGCGATGATCCGCTCCAAGGGCGAGGCCGGCACCGGCGACGTGTCCAACGCGGTGACCCACATGCGCACCATCCGTCGCGAGATCCGCCGCCTGGGGGCGTTGGCCGAGGACGAGCTGTTCGTGGCGGCCAAGGAGCTGCAGGCACCCTTCGACCTGGTGGCCGAGGTCGCCCGGTCCGGCAGGCTGCCGGTGGTCCTCTTCACCGCCGGCGGCATCGCGACGCCCGCGGACGCTGCGATGATGATGCAGCTGGGCGCCGAGGGCGTCTTCGTCGGCTCGGGCATCTTCAAGTCCGGCAACCCCGCCCAGCGGGCCGAGGCGATCGTGAAGGCGACCACCTTCCACGACGACCCGGACGTGGTCGCCAAGGTCTCCCGCGGCCTGGGTGAGGCGATGGTCGGGATCAATGTCGAGGAGCTGCCGGCGCCGCACCGGCTCGCCGAGCGCGGCTGGTGA